A region of Vitis vinifera cultivar Pinot Noir 40024 chromosome 15, ASM3070453v1 DNA encodes the following proteins:
- the LOC104881943 gene encoding putative UPF0481 protein At3g02645 encodes MAVEIEMNPADDGSQIRTMADLKSEIDRPRTMPASATVNPRCPKVPKSLLPSDAQGSEPSDDHPYEPMVMSLGPYHHGNPKLVRGEKIKLLLALDFFDDLKQPSTVDQPVDQPVDQTKKKVVDELYSRISSVVSRLRDCYDKESIENYSNEQFSVMMLVDGCALMRYILYACIHRDRDHESFDIRYEDLSLLHRDAMLLENQLPYELIMEVLKMNKTWNPSFWKMLCVEFCGMTLWEVEPYSFLQKMKKFCCGRFPAIGQIINRQRRPNPDEESGRNTNEESGRNTDHLLDLYWDNFLGAKCSSHLDYFLGANCSSPTHGGDKTDCMGSIVDVKEQVMASFRNVKDLMAAGIRIKPSPTRFLRDISFTSNCVTAYLRLPPITIDKSTKDMFFNLIAWEMSSNKPHDFISYLRFLDSLIDDADDIKELQSAGVLQNNLGTHEEVAKFFNTVSAKLVSNFHAYNDVRVKIREHLKSYRNSKLKRWLTLCLDTYFGSPLKIIAWVGAALILFLTAVQTYFTAFSH; translated from the coding sequence ATGGCTGTAGAGATCGAGATGAATCCTGCGGATGACGGTAGCCAGATTAGAACCATGGCTGACTTAAAATCCGAAATTGATCGACCACGAACCATGCCTGCATCAGCAACTGTAAACCCACGATGTCCCAAGGTTCCAAAGTCGTTGTTGCCATCAGATGCCCAGGGTTCTGAGCCTTCTGACGACCACCCTTATGAGCCAATGGTCATGTCTTTGGGTCCTTACCACCATGGCAATCCGAAGCTCGTACGTGGAGAAAAGATCAAGCTTCTATTGGCGCTAGATTTCTTCGATGATTTGAAGCAACCCAGCACTGTTGACCAGCCCGTAGACCAACCCGTAGACCAGACAAAAAAGAAGGTAGTCGATGAATTGTACAGCAGAATTAGCAGTGTTGTTAGTAGGTTGAGGGACTGTTATGATAAGGAGTCGATAGAGAATTATTCGAATGAACAATTCAGTGTGATGATGCTGGTGGACGGGTGTGCTTTAATGAGGTACATTCTTTATGCTTGCATTCATCGTGACCGTGACCATGAATCTTTCGATATCAGATATGAGGATCTAAGCCTTCTGCATAGGGATGCGATGCTGCTGGAGAATCAACTTCCCTATGAATTAATCATGGAAGTGCTGAAGATGAATAAAACATGGAATCCTTCTTTTTGGAAAATGCTATGCGTGGAATTCTGTGGCATGACCCTGTGGGAGGTGGAGCCATACTCATTCCtgcaaaaaatgaagaaattttgcTGCGGCCGGTTCCCCGCAATCGGCCAAATTATTAACCGGCAGCGGAGGCCAAACCCTGATGAAGAATCAGGGAGAAACACCAATGAAGAATCTGGGAGAAACACTGATCATCTCCTCGATCTGTACTGGGATAATTTCCTAGGAGCCAAATGTTCTAGCCACTTAGATTATTTCCTAGGAGCCAATTGTTCTAGCCCAACGCATGGGGGGGATAAAACTGACTGTATGGGATCAATTGTTGATGTGAAGGAGCAGGTAATGGCATCATTTAGAAATGTGAAGGATCTTATGGCCGCTGGAATCCGCATCAAGCCTAGCCCTACACGTTTTTTGAGGGACATTTCTTTCACTTCCAATTGCGTCACTGCATACCTCAGACTTCCTCCCATCACCATTGATAAGTCAACCAAGGATATGTTCTTCAACTTGATAGCCTGGGAAATGAGCTCAAATAAGCCCCATGACTTCATCTCTTACCTTCGCTTCCTTGATTCCCTCATTGATGATGCTGATGACATTAAGGAGCTGCAGTCCGCCGGGGTACTCCAAAACAATCTAGGTACTCATGAAGAAGTGGCTAAATTCTTCAACACTGTGTCCGCCAAGTTGGTATCAAACTTTCATGCTTACAATGATGTGAGAGTCAAAATTCGGGAGCACCTTAAAAGTTACCGTAACAGCAAACTGAAAAGATGGTTGACACTGTGCCTGGACACCTACTTTGGTAGCCCCTTGAAAATAATAGCTTGGGTTGGTGCTGCTTTGATCCTGTTCCTTACTGCCGTCCAGACTTATTTCACAGCCTTCTCTCATTGA